The following proteins are co-located in the Nocardia bhagyanarayanae genome:
- a CDS encoding TetR/AcrR family transcriptional regulator: MHSRREVDQARPKRVDARTERWRAHRVKVRDEFVDAAFRALDKFGPEVSMGDIAKEAGAAKPKLYRHFEDKTDLYNAIVDRVRDMLWERIISSIDLSNDSARELVRRGAAEYALVVTEHPNVFRFMLHSHFTQQADESERALQSARQSARRAAEMFAGLMEDESIDVASVELVNYSIFGAVASATDWWLGANRLQANAMPIEKFVAYIAEIVSALAEANARLNGIVINAELPLHSAFSTT, encoded by the coding sequence ATGCACAGCCGCCGGGAAGTCGACCAGGCGCGGCCCAAGCGGGTCGACGCCCGGACCGAGCGGTGGCGCGCGCACCGGGTGAAGGTGCGCGACGAGTTCGTCGACGCCGCGTTCCGCGCGCTGGACAAGTTCGGTCCGGAAGTCAGCATGGGCGATATCGCCAAGGAGGCGGGCGCCGCGAAGCCGAAGCTGTACCGGCACTTCGAGGACAAGACCGATCTCTACAACGCGATCGTGGACCGGGTGCGCGACATGCTCTGGGAACGCATCATCTCCAGCATCGATCTGAGCAACGACTCGGCGCGCGAACTGGTTCGGCGCGGCGCCGCGGAATACGCGCTGGTGGTCACCGAGCACCCGAACGTCTTCCGTTTCATGCTGCACAGCCACTTCACTCAGCAGGCGGACGAGTCGGAGCGGGCGCTGCAATCGGCACGACAGTCGGCGCGGCGGGCCGCCGAAATGTTCGCCGGGCTGATGGAGGACGAGTCGATCGACGTGGCCAGCGTCGAGCTCGTCAACTATTCGATATTCGGCGCGGTCGCCTCGGCCACCGACTGGTGGCTCGGCGCGAACCGGCTCCAAGCCAATGCGATGCCGATCGAGAAGTTCGTCGCTTACATCGCCGAGATCGTCTCGGCGCTCGCCGAGGCCAACGCTCGCCTCAACGGCATTGTCATCAACGCCGAGCTGCCCCTGCACTCCGCTTTTTCGACGACTTAG